The Manihot esculenta cultivar AM560-2 chromosome 1, M.esculenta_v8, whole genome shotgun sequence genome has a window encoding:
- the LOC110601597 gene encoding CDK5RAP1-like protein — protein MKNATTLRVSPLPMASSLPSSLSPILSQPHRSLKIQGRCFFFGFRFLSSKAPHVYNLHCHGNFAHRTLKTESSFLHLSRSLAHSHHSVSNKTDGLGLHHFVARASLSAAQTQPNLVPASEVSPDSQIHPRGRIYHETYGCQMNINDMEIVLSIMKDAGYSEVVGVPESAEIIFINTCAIRDNAEQKVWQRLNYFWFLKRHWKSNVAIGRSQSVCPPKVVVLGCMAERLKDKILDTDKMVDVVCGPDAYRDLPRLLEEVDYGQKGINTLLSLEETYADISPVRISKNSISAFVSVMRGCNNMCSFCIVPFTRGRERSRPVDSIVKEVAQLWKEGVKEVTLLGQNVNSYNDASGIEKEAEPGSNWKYSEGFSSMCKVKKVGLRFSDLLDRLSTEFPEMRFRYTSPHPKDFPDDLLNVMQHRYNVCKYIHLPAQTGSSTVLERMRRGYTREAYLDLVQKIRKIMPDVGISSDFICGFCGETEEEHKDTLSLIRAVGYDMAYMFAYSMREKTHAHRNYVDDVADEVKQRRLTELIEAFRESTGQCYDSQIGTIQLVLVEGPNKRAPDTELIGKSDRGHRVSFTNLPVPNREDSNNKQNPVIGDYVEVRILKSTRASLFGEAHAISKLSLFYNNVERDAVACASC, from the exons ATGAAGAACGCCACAACTCTCCGAGTGTCTCCCCTTCCAATGGCGTCTTCTCTCCCCTCATCTCTCTCACCGATCCTGAGCCAGCCTCACCGTTCTCTTAAAATCCAAGGTCGATGCTTCTTTTTCGGTTTTAGATTTCTCTCCTCCAAAGCCCCTCATGTTTACAACTTGCATTGCCATGGCAATTTCGCCCACCGGACTCTTAAAACAGAGAGCTCTTTTCTTCATCTCTCCAGAAGTTTGGCTCACTCCCACCATTCTGTGTCTAACAAGACAGACGGTCTTGGTCTTCACCACTTCGTTGCACGGGCTTCTCTCTCTGCCGCCCAAACACAGCCCAA CCTTGTACCAGCTTCAGAAGTTTCTCCTGATTCTCAAATTCATCCAAGAGGCCGTATCTATCATGAAACTTATGGATGTCAGATGAATATCAACGACATGGAGATTGTCCTATCTATTATGAAGGATGCTGGATATAGTGAAGTTGTGGGTGTTCCTGAAAGTGCTGAGATCATATTCATCAATACATGTGCAATAAGGGACAATGCTGAGCAAAAAGTGTGGCAGAGACTTAATTACTTTTGGTTTCTAAAGAGGCACTGGAAGAGCAACGTTGCTATTGGAAGGTCACAGTCCGTTTGTCCTCCAAAGGTGGTTGTTTTGGGATGTATGGCTGAGAGGTTAAAGGACAAGATACTTGATACAGATAAGATGGTCGATGTGGTTTGTGGACCTGATGCTTATAGAGATTTACCACGATTACTGGAAGAGGTCGATTATGGCCAAAAGGGGATCAATACTCTACTTTCACTTGAAGAGACTTATGCTGATATCAGTCCAGTTCGAATATCCAAGAATTCAATTAGTGCTTTTGTCTCAGTGATGAGGGGTTGCAATAATATGTGCTCGTTTTGCATTGTTCCTTTTACTAGAGGCAGAGAACGGTCACGTCCAGTGGATTCCATAGTGAAGGAGGTGGCACAACTCTGGAAGGAAGGAGTGAAAGAGGTAACTCTTCTTGGTCAGAATGTGAACAGCTATAATGATGCTTCTGGGATTGAAAAAGAAGCTGAACCAGGATCAAATTGGAAATATAGTGAAGGCTTTTCCAGCATGTGCAAGGTGAAAAAGGTGGGGTTACGTTTTTCCGATCTATTGGATCGGCTTTCCACTGAATTTCCTGAGATGCGGTTCAGATACACATCACCCCACCCTAAAGACTTTCCAGATGACTTGTTGAATGTTATGCAACACAGATACAATGTCTGCAAATATATTCATTTACCTGCACAAACTGGGAGTAGCACAGTTCTTGAGAGAATGCGTCGGGGATATACTAGAGAGGCATACTTAGATCTTGTGCAAAAGATAAGAAAAATCATGCCAGATGTCGGGATAAGCAGTGATTTTATATGTG GTTTCTGTGGagaaacagaagaggaacatAAAGACACACTAAGTCTGATCAGGGCTGTTGGCTATGATATGGCCTACATGTTTGCATATAGCATGAGGGAGAAGACTCATGCTCACAGGAACTATGTTGATGATGTTGCTGATGAAGTCAAGCAAAGGAGGCTTACTGAACTTATTGAGGCTTTCCGTGAGAGTACTGGTCAGTGTTATGACTCCCAGATTGGCACTATCCAACTAGTGTTAGTGGAAGGGCCGAATAAAAGAGCACCAGATACAGAACTTATTGGCAAGAGTGATAGAGGGCATAGAGTTTCATTTACCAATCTGCCAGTGCCAAATCGAGAGGATTCGAATAACAAGCAGAATCCAGTCATTGGAGACTATGTGGAAGTTCGTATACTGAAATCTACACGTGCATCACTTTTTGGGGAAGCACATGCCATTAGCAAATTGAGTTTATTTTACAACAATGTAGAACGAGATGCTGTTGCCTGTGCAAGTTGCTGA
- the LOC110601604 gene encoding D-2-hydroxyglutarate dehydrogenase, mitochondrial isoform X1: protein MAMAMMEKCRASNRIFSHSFKSLLNYRSISDNSTLRSSSGFAHHFTGNGQRCIPFFPFHRPDLLTCANFYRNYKQTLWPSLERGLGGMMYSLQCRCFGSAGTKIQRNPSFATLNSDDITYFKGVLGEKNVVQDEDRLEFVNADWMHKYKGSSRLLLLPTTTDEVSQILKYCNSRHLAVVPQGGNTGLVGGSVPVFDEVIVSMSSMNNVIDFDEVSGILVCEAGCILENLISFLDNQGFIMPLDLGAKGSCQIGGNVSTNAGGLRLIRYGSLHGTVLGLEAVLANGNVLDMLGTLRKDNTGYDLKHLFIGSEGSLGIVTKVSILTPPKLSSVNIAFLACKDYLSCQRLLLEAKRKLGEILSAFEFLDSEAMDLQVLNHLEGIRNPLPPSMHNFYVLIETTGSDEAYDKEKLEAFLLRSMESGLISDGVLAQDINQASSFWRIREGIPEALMRAGPVYKYDLSLPVENMYNLVEDMRVRLAEKAKVVGYGHLGDGNLHLNISAPQYDDMILAKIEPYVYEWTSKHRGSISAEHGLGLMKANKIFYSKSHETVQVMASIKKLLDPNGILNPYKVLPHSLTSY from the exons ATGGCTATGGCGATGATGGAGAAGTGCAGAGCTAGTAATCGCATCTTTAGCCACTCCTTCAAATCGCTTCTTAATTATCGATCAATCTCCGATAATTCCACTCTCCGCTCCTCTTCAG GCTTTGCGCATCACTTCACTGGAAATGGCCAACGCTGCATACCATTTTTCCCATTTCATAGGCCGGACTTGTTGACTTGTGCGAACTTCTATAGGAATTATAAACAGACTCTCTGGCCTTCTTTGGAAAGAGGCCTTGGAGGAATGATGTACTCTCTTCAGTGTCGATGTTTTGGCTCGGCTGGGACTAAAATTCAGAGAAATCCGTCGTTTGCGACCTTGAATTCTGATGATATAACTTATTTTAAGGGTGTGTTGGGTGAGAAAAATGTCGTTCAGGATGAAGATAGGTTGGAGTTTGTAAATGCAGATTGGATGCATAAATACAAAGGTTCAAGCAGGCTGCTTCTTCTACCTACTACCACTGACGAG GTCTCTCAAATTCTTAAATATTGTAATTCTAGGCACCTGGCTGTTGTTCCGCAAGGTGGAAATACTGGTCTTGTAGGTGGTAGTGTGCCAGTTTTTGATGAG GTGATTGTGAGTATGAGCTCAATGAATAACGTTATAGATTTTGACGAG GTTAGTGGTATACTTGTTTGTGAAGCTGGATGCATATTGGAAAATCTGATATCTTTCCTGGATAACCAAGG ATTTATTATGCCACTGGACTTAGGTGCAAAAGGCAGCTGCCAAATTGGTGGAAATGTTTCAACTAATGCTGGTGGTTTGCGCCTTATCCGTTATGGTTCGCTACATGGGACTGTACTTG GTCTTGAGGCTGTTCTAGCAAACGGTAATGTGCTTGACATGCTTGGGACTTTACGTAAAGACAATACTGGTTATGACTTGAAGCATTTGTTTATAG GAAGTGAAGGGTCCTTGGGAATTGTAACTAAGGTGTCCATACTTACCCCTCCAAAGCTATCGTCAGTGAATATAGCTTTTCTTGCATGCAAAGATTATCTCAGCTGCCAG AGACTTCTTTTGGAAGCAAAGAGGAAACTTGGGGAGATTCTGTCTGCTTTTGAATTTTTGGACAGTGAGGCAATGGATTTG CAGGTCCTAAACCATTTAGAAGGCATTCGGAATCCATTGCCTCCCTCAATGCACAACTTCTATGTTCTGATTGAGACAACAGGCAGTGATGAAGCTTATGACAA AGAGAAGCTTGAGGCATTTCTACTTCGCTCAATGGAATCTGGTTTAATTTCTGATGGAGTTCTTGCACAAGACATAAACCAAGCTTCATCTTTTTGGCGTATACGTGAG GGTATACCAGAAGCATTGATGCGAGCAGGGCCTGTATACAAATATGATCTGTCATTACCTGTTGAAAATATGTACAATCTCGTTGAGGACATGCGAGTAAGATTAG CTGAAAAAGCCAAAGTAGTTGGATATGGGCATCTGGGAGACGGCAATTTGCATCTTAATATTTCAGCCCCGCAATATGATGATATG ATCCTGGCTAAAATTGAACCCTATGTCTACGAGTGGACATCTAAACACCGGGGAAGTATAAGTGCAGAGCATGGCCTAGGACTTATGAAAGCCAATAAGATTTTTTACAGCAAATCACATGAAACT GTGCAAGTGATGGCTTCCATCAAGAAGTTACTGGATCCCAATGGAATACTTAACCCATATAAAGTTCTTCCACATTCACTCACTTCTTACTAA
- the LOC110601604 gene encoding D-2-hydroxyglutarate dehydrogenase, mitochondrial isoform X3 → MAMAMMEKCRASNRIFSHSFKSLLNYRSISDNSTLRSSSGFAHHFTGNGQRCIPFFPFHRPDLLTCANFYRNYKQTLWPSLERGLGGMMYSLQCRCFGSAGTKIQRNPSFATLNSDDITYFKGVLGEKNVVQDEDRLEFVNADWMHKYKGSSRLLLLPTTTDEVSQILKYCNSRHLAVVPQGGNTGLVGGSVPVFDEVIVSMSSMNNVIDFDEVSGILVCEAGCILENLISFLDNQGFIMPLDLGAKGSCQIGGNVSTNAGGLRLIRYGSLHGTVLGLEAVLANGNVLDMLGTLRKDNTGYDLKHLFIGSEGSLGIVTKVSILTPPKLSSVNIAFLACKDYLSCQRLLLEAKRKLGEILSAFEFLDSEAMDLGIPEALMRAGPVYKYDLSLPVENMYNLVEDMRVRLAEKAKVVGYGHLGDGNLHLNISAPQYDDMILAKIEPYVYEWTSKHRGSISAEHGLGLMKANKIFYSKSHETVQVMASIKKLLDPNGILNPYKVLPHSLTSY, encoded by the exons ATGGCTATGGCGATGATGGAGAAGTGCAGAGCTAGTAATCGCATCTTTAGCCACTCCTTCAAATCGCTTCTTAATTATCGATCAATCTCCGATAATTCCACTCTCCGCTCCTCTTCAG GCTTTGCGCATCACTTCACTGGAAATGGCCAACGCTGCATACCATTTTTCCCATTTCATAGGCCGGACTTGTTGACTTGTGCGAACTTCTATAGGAATTATAAACAGACTCTCTGGCCTTCTTTGGAAAGAGGCCTTGGAGGAATGATGTACTCTCTTCAGTGTCGATGTTTTGGCTCGGCTGGGACTAAAATTCAGAGAAATCCGTCGTTTGCGACCTTGAATTCTGATGATATAACTTATTTTAAGGGTGTGTTGGGTGAGAAAAATGTCGTTCAGGATGAAGATAGGTTGGAGTTTGTAAATGCAGATTGGATGCATAAATACAAAGGTTCAAGCAGGCTGCTTCTTCTACCTACTACCACTGACGAG GTCTCTCAAATTCTTAAATATTGTAATTCTAGGCACCTGGCTGTTGTTCCGCAAGGTGGAAATACTGGTCTTGTAGGTGGTAGTGTGCCAGTTTTTGATGAG GTGATTGTGAGTATGAGCTCAATGAATAACGTTATAGATTTTGACGAG GTTAGTGGTATACTTGTTTGTGAAGCTGGATGCATATTGGAAAATCTGATATCTTTCCTGGATAACCAAGG ATTTATTATGCCACTGGACTTAGGTGCAAAAGGCAGCTGCCAAATTGGTGGAAATGTTTCAACTAATGCTGGTGGTTTGCGCCTTATCCGTTATGGTTCGCTACATGGGACTGTACTTG GTCTTGAGGCTGTTCTAGCAAACGGTAATGTGCTTGACATGCTTGGGACTTTACGTAAAGACAATACTGGTTATGACTTGAAGCATTTGTTTATAG GAAGTGAAGGGTCCTTGGGAATTGTAACTAAGGTGTCCATACTTACCCCTCCAAAGCTATCGTCAGTGAATATAGCTTTTCTTGCATGCAAAGATTATCTCAGCTGCCAG AGACTTCTTTTGGAAGCAAAGAGGAAACTTGGGGAGATTCTGTCTGCTTTTGAATTTTTGGACAGTGAGGCAATGGATTTG GGTATACCAGAAGCATTGATGCGAGCAGGGCCTGTATACAAATATGATCTGTCATTACCTGTTGAAAATATGTACAATCTCGTTGAGGACATGCGAGTAAGATTAG CTGAAAAAGCCAAAGTAGTTGGATATGGGCATCTGGGAGACGGCAATTTGCATCTTAATATTTCAGCCCCGCAATATGATGATATG ATCCTGGCTAAAATTGAACCCTATGTCTACGAGTGGACATCTAAACACCGGGGAAGTATAAGTGCAGAGCATGGCCTAGGACTTATGAAAGCCAATAAGATTTTTTACAGCAAATCACATGAAACT GTGCAAGTGATGGCTTCCATCAAGAAGTTACTGGATCCCAATGGAATACTTAACCCATATAAAGTTCTTCCACATTCACTCACTTCTTACTAA
- the LOC110601604 gene encoding D-2-hydroxyglutarate dehydrogenase, mitochondrial isoform X2, whose protein sequence is MAMAMMEKCRASNRIFSHSFKSLLNYRSISDNSTLRSSSGFAHHFTGNGQRCIPFFPFHRPDLLTCANFYRNYKQTLWPSLERGLGGMMYSLQCRCFGSAGTKIQRNPSFATLNSDDITYFKGVLGEKNVVQDEDRLEFVNADWMHKYKGSSRLLLLPTTTDEVSQILKYCNSRHLAVVPQGGNTGLVGGSVPVFDEVIVSMSSMNNVIDFDEVSGILVCEAGCILENLISFLDNQGFIMPLDLGAKGSCQIGGNVSTNAGGLRLIRYGSLHGTVLGLEAVLANGNVLDMLGTLRKDNTGYDLKHLFIGSEGSLGIVTKVSILTPPKLSSVNIAFLACKDYLSCQRLLLEAKRKLGEILSAFEFLDSEAMDLVLNHLEGIRNPLPPSMHNFYVLIETTGSDEAYDKEKLEAFLLRSMESGLISDGVLAQDINQASSFWRIREGIPEALMRAGPVYKYDLSLPVENMYNLVEDMRVRLAEKAKVVGYGHLGDGNLHLNISAPQYDDMILAKIEPYVYEWTSKHRGSISAEHGLGLMKANKIFYSKSHETVQVMASIKKLLDPNGILNPYKVLPHSLTSY, encoded by the exons ATGGCTATGGCGATGATGGAGAAGTGCAGAGCTAGTAATCGCATCTTTAGCCACTCCTTCAAATCGCTTCTTAATTATCGATCAATCTCCGATAATTCCACTCTCCGCTCCTCTTCAG GCTTTGCGCATCACTTCACTGGAAATGGCCAACGCTGCATACCATTTTTCCCATTTCATAGGCCGGACTTGTTGACTTGTGCGAACTTCTATAGGAATTATAAACAGACTCTCTGGCCTTCTTTGGAAAGAGGCCTTGGAGGAATGATGTACTCTCTTCAGTGTCGATGTTTTGGCTCGGCTGGGACTAAAATTCAGAGAAATCCGTCGTTTGCGACCTTGAATTCTGATGATATAACTTATTTTAAGGGTGTGTTGGGTGAGAAAAATGTCGTTCAGGATGAAGATAGGTTGGAGTTTGTAAATGCAGATTGGATGCATAAATACAAAGGTTCAAGCAGGCTGCTTCTTCTACCTACTACCACTGACGAG GTCTCTCAAATTCTTAAATATTGTAATTCTAGGCACCTGGCTGTTGTTCCGCAAGGTGGAAATACTGGTCTTGTAGGTGGTAGTGTGCCAGTTTTTGATGAG GTGATTGTGAGTATGAGCTCAATGAATAACGTTATAGATTTTGACGAG GTTAGTGGTATACTTGTTTGTGAAGCTGGATGCATATTGGAAAATCTGATATCTTTCCTGGATAACCAAGG ATTTATTATGCCACTGGACTTAGGTGCAAAAGGCAGCTGCCAAATTGGTGGAAATGTTTCAACTAATGCTGGTGGTTTGCGCCTTATCCGTTATGGTTCGCTACATGGGACTGTACTTG GTCTTGAGGCTGTTCTAGCAAACGGTAATGTGCTTGACATGCTTGGGACTTTACGTAAAGACAATACTGGTTATGACTTGAAGCATTTGTTTATAG GAAGTGAAGGGTCCTTGGGAATTGTAACTAAGGTGTCCATACTTACCCCTCCAAAGCTATCGTCAGTGAATATAGCTTTTCTTGCATGCAAAGATTATCTCAGCTGCCAG AGACTTCTTTTGGAAGCAAAGAGGAAACTTGGGGAGATTCTGTCTGCTTTTGAATTTTTGGACAGTGAGGCAATGGATTTG GTCCTAAACCATTTAGAAGGCATTCGGAATCCATTGCCTCCCTCAATGCACAACTTCTATGTTCTGATTGAGACAACAGGCAGTGATGAAGCTTATGACAA AGAGAAGCTTGAGGCATTTCTACTTCGCTCAATGGAATCTGGTTTAATTTCTGATGGAGTTCTTGCACAAGACATAAACCAAGCTTCATCTTTTTGGCGTATACGTGAG GGTATACCAGAAGCATTGATGCGAGCAGGGCCTGTATACAAATATGATCTGTCATTACCTGTTGAAAATATGTACAATCTCGTTGAGGACATGCGAGTAAGATTAG CTGAAAAAGCCAAAGTAGTTGGATATGGGCATCTGGGAGACGGCAATTTGCATCTTAATATTTCAGCCCCGCAATATGATGATATG ATCCTGGCTAAAATTGAACCCTATGTCTACGAGTGGACATCTAAACACCGGGGAAGTATAAGTGCAGAGCATGGCCTAGGACTTATGAAAGCCAATAAGATTTTTTACAGCAAATCACATGAAACT GTGCAAGTGATGGCTTCCATCAAGAAGTTACTGGATCCCAATGGAATACTTAACCCATATAAAGTTCTTCCACATTCACTCACTTCTTACTAA
- the LOC110617507 gene encoding uncharacterized protein LOC110617507 yields the protein MGFTALRSIIRPLSRTLTFRTSCSASTSPTTSFLCPPLSPKLEFRFAFHQSPFFQISRHFSIFSEPNHFDRLTDSRLPKRRPQDEPRRKRAYLRPPGPYAWVKHVPGQPIQPSNPNEGSVKRRNEKKRIKQHRAFIKSEAKKRKAQLQEAKRKKIIKRVERKMATVARERAWAERLKELQQLEEEKKKSMA from the exons ATGGGGTTTACAGCGTTGAGAAGTATAATTCGCCCGCTATCAAGAACCCTAACATTTCGTACTTCCTGTTCGGCTTCCACTTCTCCTACGACATCGTTTTTGTGCCCTCCTCTTTCTCCCAAGCTCGAGTTCCGCTTTGCTTTCCATCAATCTCCATTCTTCCAGATTTCGCGTCACTTCAGCATCTTCTCTGAACCCAACCATTTCGATAGATTAACCGACTCTCGTCTTCCAAAGCGAAGACCTCAGGATGAGCCTCGTCGAAAAAGGGCCTACTTGAGACCTCCTg GGCCATATGCTTGGGTTAAGCATGTACCAGGCCAACCTATCCAACCCAGCAATCCTAATGAAGGAAGTGTCAAGAGAAGGAACGAGAAAAAGCGCATAAAGCAACACCGCGCCTTTATAAAG TCAGAGGCAAAGAAACGGAAGGCTCAGTTGCAGGAggcaaaaaggaagaaaattatCAAGAGAGTAGAGCGTAAGATGGCCACAGTGGCAAGAGAGAGAGCATGGGCTGAAAGACTGAAAGAGCTACAGCAGCTCgaggaagagaagaaaaaatCAATGGCGTAG